Proteins encoded within one genomic window of Corvus hawaiiensis isolate bCorHaw1 chromosome 9, bCorHaw1.pri.cur, whole genome shotgun sequence:
- the BARHL2 gene encoding barH-like 2 homeobox protein encodes MEGPSGSSFGIDTILSGGSTGSPGVMNGDFRPHGDGRSADFRSQATPSPCSEIDTVGTAPSSPISVSMEHPEPHLGVAESLPPPPHHLHLGPHPPPPPPSLQPSPPQPPPPQLGSASSGPRTSTSSFLIKDILGDSKPLAACAPYSTSVPSPHHTPKQEGSAAPESFRPKLEQEDGKAKLDKRDDTQGDIKCHGTKEEGDREISSSRDSPPVRAKKPRKARTAFSDHQLNQLERSFERQKYLSVQDRMDLAAALNLTDTQVKTWYQNRRTKWKRQTAVGLELLAEAGNYSALQRMFPSPYFYHPSLLGSMDSTTAAAAAAAMYSSMYRTPPAPHPQLQRPLVPRVLIHGLGPGGQPALNPLANPMPGTPHPR; translated from the exons ATGGAGGGGCCGAGCGGGTCCAGCTTCGGGATAGATACGATCCTGTCGGGTGGCAGCACCGGCAGCCCCGGAGTAATGAACGGAGATTTTCGCCCCCATGGCGACGGCCGGTCGGCGGATTTTAGGAGCCAGGCCACGCCGTCCCCCTGCTCGGAAATCGACACGGTGGGGACGGCGCCCTCATCGCCCATCTCGGTGAGCATGGAGCACCCCGAGCCGCACCTGGGGGTGGCGGAAagcctcccgccgccgccgcaccACCTCCACCTCGGCCCgcacccgccgccgccgccgccgagtTTGCAGCCGTCGCCCCCGCAGCCACCGCCGCCCCAGCTGGGCTCGGCCAGCTCCGGCCCCAGGACTTCCacctcttcttttttaattaaggaCATTTTGGGCGACAGCAAACCGCTAGCGGCGTGTGCACCTTACAGTACCAGCGTCCCCTCTCCCCATCACACTCCCAAGCAggagggcagcgcggccccGGAGAGCTTCAGGCCCAAACTCGAGCAGGAGGACGGTAAAGCCAAGCTCGACAAGCGCGACGACACGCAGGGCGACATCAAATGCCACG GGACAAAGGAGGAGGGCGATCGGGAGATCAGCAGCAGCCGGGACAGCCCGCCGGTGCGGGCCAAGAAGCCTCGAAAGGCACGGACGGCCTTTTCCGACCATCAGCTCAACCAGCTGGAGCGCAGCTTCGAGCGGCAGAAGTACCTGAGCGTGCAGGACCGCATGGACTTGGCCGCCGCCCTCAATCTCACCGACACGCAGGTCAAAACCTGGTACCAGAACCGGAG GACGAAGTGGAAGCGACAGACGGCGgtgggcctggagctgctggccgAGGCCGGGAACTACTCAGCGCTGCAGCGGATGTTCCCCTCGCCCTATTTCTATCACCCCAGCTTGCTGGGCAGCATGGACAGCACGACGGCGGCCGCAGCGGCCGCAGCCATGTACAGCAGCATGTATCGGACTCCCCCCGCGCCGCACCCCCAGCTCCAGCGGCCACTGGTGCCGCGGGTGCTGATCCACGGGCTGGGGCCCGGCGGGCAGCCGGCCCTCAACCCCCTGGCCAACCCCATGCCCGGCACCCCGCACCCCCGGTGA